A single region of the Calonectris borealis chromosome 21, bCalBor7.hap1.2, whole genome shotgun sequence genome encodes:
- the PLPP7 gene encoding inactive phospholipid phosphatase 7, with amino-acid sequence MPASQPRSRARDRNNVLNRAEFLSLNQPLKGNQESRSSSRKQSGQAGTAGAQNSNPKERRQSQQLPEEDCMQLNPSFKGIAFNSLLAIDICMSKRLGVCANRASSWGGARSMINLLGITGHGIPWIAGTLICLVKSSTLAGQEVLMNLLLALLLDIMIVAGLQKLAKRKGPYDINPGLLDYLTMDTYAFPAGHASRAAMLSKFFLNHLVLAIPLRILLVLWALCVGFSRVMIGRHHITDVLSGFVFGYLQFRLVELIWMSSNTCQMLISIW; translated from the exons ATGCCAGCATCCCAGCCGCGGTCCAGGGCAAGAGACAGGAACAATGTCCTCAACAGGGCTGAGTTCCTCTCCCTGAACCAGCCCTTGAAAGGGAACCAGGAGAGCAGGAGctccagcagaaagcagagcgGCCAGGCCGGGACAGCTGGTGCCCAGAACAGCAACCCCAAGGAGCGGAGGCAGTCGCAGCAGCTGCCCGAAGAGGACTGCATGCAGCTCAACCCCTCCTTCAAGGGAATCGCCTTCAACTCCCTGCTGGCCATTGACATCTGCATGTCCAAGAGGCTGGGAGTGTGCGCCAACAGAGCCTCCTCCTGGGGCGGTGCCCGCTCCATGATTAACCTCCTGGGGATAACGGGGCACGGGATCCCCTGGATTGCGGGTACCCTCATCTGCCTGGTGAAGAGCAGCACGCTGGCAGGCCAAGAGGTCCTCATGAACCTGCTGCTAG CCCTGCTCCTGGACATCATGATTGTGGCTGGTTTGCAGAAGCTGGCCAAGCGGAAGGGCCCATACGACATCAACCCTGGCTTGTTGGACTACCTGACCATGGACACTTATGCATTTCCAGCCGGGCACGCCAGCCGAGCAGCCATGCTCTCCAAGTTCTTCCTCAACCACCTGGTCTTGGCCATCCCTCTCCGGATCCTGCTGGTCCTCTGGGCCCTCTGCGTGGGCTTTTCCCGCGTCATGATCGGACGGCACCACATCACAGATGTCCTGTCTGGCTTTGTTTTTGGCTACTTACAGTTCAGGCTGGTGGAGTTGATATGGATGTCTTCCAACACGTGTCAGATGTTGATATCCATCTGGTGA